GTATGTTGTCGTTTGGCTACTCTATTTTTAACCATGCTAATTGAATGGAATGTTAAGTAGACCATGTTATGTAACGATGAACCGTCACCTTTATGATGTGCATTAAATACGAGAACGTGTTTAGGCCATTTTTTGACAAGAAGCTTAATTCCGAACAACAGACTGCGGTGAGGAACATTGTACAAGGAACCAGTCGTCCAGCTCCGTACATCATATTTGGTCCGCCGGGCACCGGTAAAACTGTAACGATCACTGAGGCAATCAAACAGGTATTATGCTTCACAAAACCAGCGTATTTAAAGGCAACATGTTTACGAGTGTGTTTTCATtaacaaaaacactattttttgAAACTTCAAGTAACATCATTCAAACTTTAATTATATTGTCACAGTGATTGACTGTTCTTATTGCATCAAAGGTGTATGGTGGACAGAACGACAGTCGCATTCTGGTGTGTTGTCCAGAAAACACTGCTGCTGATTTTCTCATGCGTAAACTGCTAAAGACAGGACCAGTTATGAAGAAGGACATTTTCAGGATGTTTGCGATATCTCGGGCGTATGAAACCGTGCATCCGGACATTTGGGTAACTTAAACCTGAATGCACAATATAATGATGAAAAtcagtaaatatacttaattaaGTTCAATACATTTCGTCAAAATGGAGACGTGGGTGTATTGTGCTTTTACATATTCAACTTAATCAAAATCAATGAACATGCGAAACAAATCGCCAGCGACTTATTATTTTTTCTCTCCAGAATTCCGATCAGCACAACTATGACCATGAAAACACCTGCTTTTACTACCCGACCGTTGACAGCCTCAAGCAATGCAGGATCCTTGTTGTCACATTGATGACGTCTGGAAGGTATAACATATGTATGCCAGAAAAACGTTTAGATTATATATGTTTGAGTATGACGGTGTCGCGTAAAGGTCGCACAGGCTCGTCTTATTAGTTTTCCATTATTTAATTTTAGCATTTGATGTGCAAAGTGTTTCGTCATCTGACTGAGGAATATTTTCTCAACGCTTTATTGATATTCCACGGTAGCGTGGTATACTCagttaacacatatacaaaatccaACATGAAAACATCAACACAAGAAAACCCCGTGTTGCCATCTGCAAAACTTTTTAAGTTAAAGTGACTAATGATTGACTATATAATGCAGAATATACAAATACGAccaatgtacatgtgtatagtaatttattaataataagacATCATATGATTACAACTTTGGACACCGTCCTGGAATGGCCATTGTGATCCTCACGCTTAATGTTTCTGCAAAAACATAGCTACAAGACCACATTcagttaaacaaaatataccTCATATTTTCGCGTAttcaaacatataaaaaataGAGTAATGTATTCTTGGCATGTGAAGTTTGTCATTTTATTGTTAAAGATTTGATGATAGCTACCTCGTTCGCCATGCACATACGTCAGTTTGATTCACATAATTGTAGCAACGCATTTTTAAGTATTCCACACATGTCTAAGATAGATTGTTAAAGATATTGATATCAACACTTTAAACTTAAGTACACAGAGATAATGATACAATAATGATTGACATTCTTGAGATATAACATTAAAACagcattttaaagttatttagaTTATGTCTGCTTTTAAGTCACACAATACTTATTACAACCGTAAAAAATTAAACATAGGTTCGTAATTTTATCATTTCTTCTGTGGTCAAGTGAAATAAAATTGCATCACTGAGTAAATCTTTTTGTGTGATATTCCTGTTGTGATCGACTGTGGTGTGTACTTAAGTCACAGTATGAGAAGGAAGACGAATAATGCACTAATGTAAATGGTTTCATGCCGTAAAAACATTCAATTACTCAATATAGAAAATGTTCCCTCTAGAATGGTGACCGGCAAGTTTCCAAAGAACCACTTCACTCACATCTTCATTGACGAAGGTGGTCACGCTGTAGAACCAGAATGCATCGTGCCAATAACGGGACTGATGGACCCGACAGACAAATCAGGGCGTGCACAGTTGGTGATTTCTGGAGATCCTCAACAACTAGGACCAATCATTCGGTCACCGATTTCTCTGAATTTTGGATTGGGTAAGTAACATGCATTTGCTATGAAATAAAGCGTTTAAATGTATACAACTAATGTTTCATTCCATACACGATTTAAATGAAAACACTTCGGCGAAACTGATTCTGATGAATATCTTACCAACAAAAACGGCAAAAGGAAACAAATTGAATTCTGTCAAATTATAAAGATTTAGCAAGAATAAATACAATTGAGTAATGTGATGCCTGAGTAGTAAATTAAGTTATTATGAGAACGTACACAAAGTAGACATTAAATTAGTACGTAaacattgttaaatgtatttgttacaaataaaGTAGTTTGACTGAAGTCGTTTTCGTTAATAAATactaatgatattttaaaatgtactcaATTATTTTCGGAGGACTGCGGCATTATAAACGCTACTAATTGTTTACAATCCAAGTAAACTACAATGAATTCACgccctttatttttttaaatatcatttaattattCGGGGTGTTTTTCCAATGCGTTCACAGCCAAAATATAACATGCGTTAATAGTAAAaggaaaatgaaaaataattaaacgTCTATAAGTTAAAAGAAGTAAATGCAAACGAATTAATATGTATTTGTGCGCGCAAAAAGCTATTTCCCATATGGAGAGACTGATGACCGATATCGAGATGTACAAAACCCAGCCATGTGACGAACGCTACATAACAAAACTTATCCGCAACTACCGGTCACATGACAGCATTCTGGAAATTCCACGACGTCTCTTCTACAACAATGAGCTAAAGGCGTGCGGTGACCCAGTTATCTTGAATTCTATGTTGGACTGGGAAATGTTGCCGAACAAGAAATTCCCCATAATATTCCATGCTGTGTTTGGAAAGGATGAACAAGAAGGTAATAGTCCTTCTTGGTTCAATAGGTAAGATGTGTGGGACATATCTTCTTTAATACATCATTATAGTTATATTGGGTATAATGATTGTGAACTATAGTATTACAGTCCATATATGTTTGAAATTGAGAATTTGCTTTTGCAGTAAAACTTCTGCGTTTTCATATGTTCTTTCATTCAAGATTTAAAGTCATTcaatatgtgtgtttttgtggtaatatatatcaaatatatactaaataacaatgaaatatattttcgTCACATTAAGTTATGTAATTACACATTGTACACATTAAGATTAAGTCTTCTTGTGACATTAATGTAATGTATTTAATGATATGTACATTTGTTATGCATGTAATTGCGCTAATATTATGTTTTTGTCAAGAATTTATAATAACCTGTTTACGAACTTATTTCAGAGACGAAATTGCTCAAATCGATAAATACCTTATATCACTTCTGAAGGAGAAGAAAGGACGAAAACTGAAACCATCTGACATCGGCATAATTTCGCCATACAGAAAACAGGTAAGAAACATCTCTCGAGACGATATATTCCCAACTTAAAACTTAATtatcactttttttaaattaaaatttgttaatATGTATAGCTGATAACTGTTCTTTTTCTGGATTTACATTATGCTAATACATCTTATTGGAAAAGTTGGTTCTCTCTGTCGTGTATCGCGGCTGTTATCATTAACTGTCATGATGTCTGTAAAGACAACTGGTTTCGTCAATCACTAATGTGAAAGGCGCGATGAAAACTCAAGAAGTGAAGCGTGTTGTTGATTCGAAGACTGATGCTTGCTACATGCAGTGGTCAGCTATCTAGTACAATCTATAAATACACTGATGATTCTATAGATATGCTGATGTAGGAATCAGGTTATGTTACATTGTCTATGGATTTAATGCGCTCTTCTTTGGACCGTGTCGTCAACAGTCTTTAATATGCATGCAAGGTTCTAAGAATTCACTTGTACAACTAGGTTGCAAAGATACGACAAATGCTTACAGCAAAGCGGCACGTCTTGAACAGCAATGAAATAACTGTGGGCTCCGTGGAAGAATTCCAAGGTCAAGAGTTCACGGTAATCATCATTTCAACTGTTCGATGCAGCAGGTCAACTGCCTACACAGATATGGACATCATGTTTAATCTTGGGTTCCTACGAAACCATAAGGTATTTTGATGAATATAACGCGTGGAAGATTTTGCAGGCGCGCATGTGTATTTTCTTATAGTCTATTCACAACActcaaaaacaaaacatcatcGCAATCGCTCATTTTTATGATTTATTCGATTAATCGTGTTTTAGTTCTAACTGGTCAAGTTTTGTTCGTAACATGTTTTTTCTATTTGTATCTGTTACTCAAGaattacacaaaatataaagCATACTAATAGCATATTCTCTTGCAACGAATTTTAATGCGGTTTTGACTTCATATGAACACGTGCGGCAtgctatttaattaaattatgtgTCGTTTGTGTAGTAGGCTGTGTTACTGAAATATTTATATGACTTTAAATGGATTAATACGTTGTCTTAGCGGTTCAACGTGGCTGTTACTCGTGCTCGCTCTCTCCTGATTGTGATCGGAAACCCCATTACGCTCGAGCATGACCCTAATTGGAAGGCGTAAGTTTGGACTTTATATGTGTAACTCACCAAAATATATGACTAACAGTAAAACAATTCTATAATTCATATGGTGACTGTCTAGCGACCGGGAAGTATTAGGTTCCGGATAGCATAACTTGATTGAAATTTatcgcatgcatttaatataTTGGGTAAGTGTGGAATGAAGAAGCTTACTAAACATTTACGACAAGCCTTGGCGAGTAGTTTATGCGTTAGTGTCGAGAATATCAAATTatctatatttaatattaaccGCGTATTCTAGTTATGCTAATTTTTCGCAAAACTGTATGTctctgtttaaaaatatttaacgaCATATAACGTAAAAGTAAAACATAATGATCAAAATGACGAcacttaaatgaaatttaaatttcTGCGACTGTGCTGATGCCGTTATGCGCCTGCCAGCTTTATTCTGACAGTACCAAAATACAGCAAcgtttttttctcgtttttgACAATGTGTCTGAAATGTTTATGACTCTCTCAATTAATAAATCTGATATATGTTACATACTGTGTGATTTTAAATGTCCATTCCCTAGGTTTATAGACAATTGCGATCTGAACAACGCGTTCAAGGGTCAGAAAGGGAAGCTGAAGTCTGATCATGGACTACAGGCAAACAGGGAGGCGACAATCTACACAAGGGGTAATTTACCATCATCATGTATGGTATTATGATTGTTAGACCCCAAGGTACTAGGAAGTTATTAATTTTGAACATTTATGAGTGCAGATGCGATATGCGATACAACAAGAAGACTTGTTTCTTGATTTGGTCGGTATTCTCAAACGTCACATTTTAgggattttgaaaaataatactaATTCATCGACCAAACTGATATTGGaggaaaattgtattattttaatggaATGCTTTTGAGTAAAAGCGCCTATgttgggggaggggggagggaggCTCTATAGGCTCTGTAAAAGCCTAAAAGGAGAAAATAAACATTGTCATTAGTATCTTATGGTACGTAGGTGATATTTTGCATGTATGACAGTTATCGGAACAATAATTAACACTCAATTGCAAGGACTAGTAATGTTTTGAAAATGTGTTCAACAGCGATATTAACTCAATGGTTGTTTTGTTAGCTACATAATTGTGTAGTTTCTTACACCTTCACATTAACGCCAGCTTTAAGTTTATCCCAGCCCAGAATTTCAACGGAACAAGGTCCATGCTGATCTGCTGTTTTTGAAAGGCCATATTTCTTTAATACTGCTCGACTCTAGGTGAGGTCGCTGACGATTTGCCGAGCTTAGTAACGCAGACAGAAGACCCTGTCTGGGAAAGGCGGGAATAGAAAGCAGACGCGAAATGAAAGTGTACCTGAAACGCGCAGAGCGTCCTTAGCGGAAGTTTACCAGTAGTGATACTTAAAGCGCGAATGAGAAAAACACTGAGTGTACAAAAACCACTTAATACGTTTTTATATCCGTGTGACATTGTAgaaattaaattcaaatgaaatatttggtttaatgaaaaacacaaAGATCTTTTGAATTGCGTTTCAAGATGTAACCTTTATACGTAAACTGAGTGATTGTATCAGCTATTTAAGTTTGAGAGACCTTGCATACATGCATCTATTGTTATTATGTAAACATGCAGTAAACATGTATTCTTAACTTCCACATGTTATGCATAAATGGTGAATATTACAGAATTTGATCGTCACATGGTTTGATTGCTTCTTTATATGGTGCGAGTTGTTTTGTTTGATGCGGATAATCTTTACTGGAAGCGGTAACGTTTTATATTACGTGAATACTTCTTAATTTGATGTGGTTCCTTTGTTAAGAGGCAGTGACTAATACCAACGTTATACAAATAGTAATGTATAACAATGTTATATGCATAGCTTTAAAGTCCCTATAACGCTCAacatcaacgaaaatttcgttaactatttcgtaaaataaagttaacaccttaacaatcagtgttccttatagcaatagccaaaatttcaacgctagatgtggtatgattacttagattcggtagaaataccgaaatccccgttattaccgaaatccccgctgtaaagctcttcaagtgtcaaaaaaacattttgttggaTTTTTGATATTtgaaagaagaggtacagacaaaaacttaacaacaatatttacagcgaggatttctgtacctgatcgtgcttgtgaaaacatgcactatggattcatactcggaatcccaataattatgtatgtattttagtttttcactaccaaacatggataaaaacaatttttcatcagtgaatagattgtattttgcaatattctatcttaatatccgaagttttttttataaacaataaatattattggggatttcgtgggatttcgtgggatttcgggggatttcgttaattacggggatttcggtatttctacacacccggaattaattgtggccacaaataaataaaaacgagcattttgtatctacaaaaatctaagtaatcataccacatctagcgttgaaattttggcttttgctataaggaacactgattgttaaggtgttaacttgattttgagcgttatagtgactttaaatTAAACGCATTCCGACATTATGTGAAAGTGCTGTATTGAATAATGTTTTGTAGCTAGTATATGCTGATATATATGGTGCATACACATTA
This is a stretch of genomic DNA from Dreissena polymorpha isolate Duluth1 chromosome 7, UMN_Dpol_1.0, whole genome shotgun sequence. It encodes these proteins:
- the LOC127838085 gene encoding putative helicase mov-10-B.1; the protein is MPPHLYGYVKKGITLEDVKWVIHSSYLSKILDRLTSPENYRSKFHYLLWIEEMQMRTDIHQYDLNDVTMDLVQNTGKMKLEVPGLAENRPSVLQGYHLYIYICCDGGKVNNKAAGEKLLVKVSNLSFELKCEGEDSEDRDVERNKRVRYEGIVHKTELHHVHLGVARKLQNSWMEGKRYNVEFTIPPFNMWVQHRAVENAIPFMDLLFPEKHDEGCKNPDIVLRPFFDKKLNSEQQTAVRNIVQGTSRPAPYIIFGPPGTGKTVTITEAIKQVYGGQNDSRILVCCPENTAADFLMRKLLKTGPVMKKDIFRMFAISRAYETVHPDIWNSDQHNYDHENTCFYYPTVDSLKQCRILVVTLMTSGRMVTGKFPKNHFTHIFIDEGGHAVEPECIVPITGLMDPTDKSGRAQLVISGDPQQLGPIIRSPISLNFGLAISHMERLMTDIEMYKTQPCDERYITKLIRNYRSHDSILEIPRRLFYNNELKACGDPVILNSMLDWEMLPNKKFPIIFHAVFGKDEQEETKLLKSINTLYHF